CGATATTTCCGGCGTGTCTGAAAGTATCCGCGACTGCACCCAGCAGGCAGAGCTGGCCGCCAATATCTCCGCGCCAGTGCTCATCTACGGCGAAACCGGAACCGGCAAGGAGGTTTTCGCCCAGAGCATTCACAATGCCAGCAGCCGGAGCAACGCGCCCTTTGTTGCCATTAACTGTTCCGCCATTCCCGAGACACTGCTCGAGAGCACCCTCTTTGGCACCGTGAAGGGCGCTTACACAGGCGCCGGCGACACCAAGGGGCTCTTTGAGGCGGCAGAGAATGGGACTGTTTTTTTAGACGAGATCAATTCCATGGATCTGATGCTCCAATCCAAAATTCTGCGCATTCTGGAAACCGGCACCTACCGGCGCGTGGGAAGCACCACCGAGCTGACCACCAACGCCCAGATTATCAGCGCCATGAACGAGCATCCGCAGTCCGCCATCGAGCAGGGGCGTATCCGCTCCGACCTGTACTACCGGCTCGCAACCCTGACCATTGCCCTGCCGCCGCTCAGGGCGCGCCGGGAGGATATTATCCCCCTGGCCCTCTCCTTCCTGAACTCTGAGTCCGCCGCCATGGGGAAAAAGCTCTATGACTTTTCCGAGGACAGCCGGGCTTTTCTCTACAATTATGACTGGCCCGGCAATGTCCGCGAGCTCAAGCATATCATTGTCCGCGCCATTCTGCTCTCGCCCTACAACAGCAATGTCATTACCTCCGATTTCCTTCCATCGGATCTGAAAAAAAGCACTGCCGGGCGCACTTTCTTAGACACGGACACCTGGCGCCCGGCCAGTCAGGATTCCCTCAGGAGCCTGACTGAAGCCTTTGAGCGGAAGGTTATCCTCCAGGTGCTCG
This portion of the Eubacterium sp. 1001713B170207_170306_E7 genome encodes:
- a CDS encoding sigma 54-interacting transcriptional regulator; its protein translation is MKKNKKFYLDPETIKVFEVVEDIAINIIDDGGRFVCFSQGSELLDAMKREDVIGKHVLEVYQFYDGEVSPALRVLKNGEPLKDFNIRYMNADGMAVDAISSAYPIFDKAGKEIIGSMCIYRDKSDYIYLSQKLAQLEEKLRKQEKKNNGTRYQISDISGVSESIRDCTQQAELAANISAPVLIYGETGTGKEVFAQSIHNASSRSNAPFVAINCSAIPETLLESTLFGTVKGAYTGAGDTKGLFEAAENGTVFLDEINSMDLMLQSKILRILETGTYRRVGSTTELTTNAQIISAMNEHPQSAIEQGRIRSDLYYRLATLTIALPPLRARREDIIPLALSFLNSESAAMGKKLYDFSEDSRAFLYNYDWPGNVRELKHIIVRAILLSPYNSNVITSDFLPSDLKKSTAGRTFLDTDTWRPASQDSLRSLTEAFERKVILQVLAAHNYNITKSAEALGMVRQSLQYKMRTLGIKNSRQHPAE